From Verrucomicrobiia bacterium, one genomic window encodes:
- a CDS encoding type IV pilus twitching motility protein PilT: MSYSMSDLLQLVVSEGSSDLHVRVGVPPVIRVHGILHRVEGPILQPEDTEELMRSITSEDHIQHVRERGGADFGFAFGELARFRVSVFKEKGNFGMVLRQIPTKLLRLEDIGLPPSVRELLYKPRGLCLVTGPTGSGKSTTLASMINIINEERDEAHIITIEDPIEFYHKHKKAIVTQREIGVDVPSFAEALRRALRQDPDIILVGEMRDLETIDAAVTAAETGHLVFGTLHTTGAAKTIDRLVNAFPTNQQEQIRIQLSTVLQAVISQLLIPRIDKPGRVAVFEIMINTPSVAALIRDNKTFRLNSDIQTGAKYGMVTLDGFLIEKYLAGMIAREEVITKAQDPLTIQQKLQELELAQAMNIEPEKPKS; the protein is encoded by the coding sequence ATGTCGTATTCAATGTCCGACCTTTTGCAGTTGGTGGTGTCCGAAGGCTCCTCCGACTTGCACGTCCGTGTAGGCGTTCCGCCGGTCATCCGTGTCCACGGTATTTTGCATCGTGTGGAAGGGCCCATTCTTCAACCCGAGGATACCGAGGAATTGATGCGCAGCATCACATCGGAAGACCATATCCAGCACGTGCGCGAGCGCGGCGGCGCGGACTTCGGTTTTGCTTTCGGCGAACTCGCCCGTTTCCGTGTCAGCGTGTTCAAAGAAAAGGGCAACTTTGGCATGGTCTTGCGCCAGATTCCGACCAAGCTGTTGCGGCTCGAAGACATCGGCCTGCCGCCTTCCGTGCGCGAACTGCTTTACAAACCGCGCGGTCTTTGCCTGGTCACCGGCCCGACCGGTTCCGGCAAAAGTACCACGCTTGCTTCGATGATCAATATCATCAATGAAGAACGCGACGAGGCGCACATCATCACCATCGAGGACCCGATCGAGTTTTATCACAAGCACAAGAAGGCGATCGTCACCCAGCGCGAAATCGGTGTGGATGTACCGAGTTTTGCCGAAGCCTTGCGCCGCGCATTGCGCCAGGATCCCGACATCATTCTGGTCGGTGAAATGCGCGACCTTGAAACCATTGACGCCGCCGTGACCGCAGCTGAAACGGGTCACTTGGTGTTCGGCACGCTGCATACCACCGGCGCGGCCAAGACGATTGACCGTCTCGTCAACGCGTTTCCGACGAACCAGCAGGAACAAATCCGCATCCAGCTTTCCACAGTGTTGCAGGCGGTGATCTCGCAGTTGCTGATTCCGCGCATTGACAAGCCGGGCCGCGTGGCGGTGTTCGAGATCATGATCAATACGCCCTCCGTCGCCGCGCTGATCCGCGACAATAAAACTTTCCGTTTGAATTCCGACATCCAAACCGGCGCGAAGTACGGCATGGTGACGCTCGACGGCTTTCTCATCGAAAAATATCTGGCCGGCATGATCGCACGCGAGGAAGTCATCACCAAGGCGCAGGATCCGCTGACTATCCAGCAAAAATTGCAGGAACTCGAACTGGCGCAAGCCATGAACATCGAACCCGAAAAACCTAAATCCTGA
- a CDS encoding GspE/PulE family protein, with protein MADPISNPLLELVREKGLVDDLQYEEVSEEMQRSAKSPIQILQDFGILDLDSILQMVAEYLGTEVVTLRDREFPPELLAAIPGNTARMYGCLPVELNGNSLQVAFVDPLNPERASELGFVIRKEIVPVVAEPSQVEKAIERLYGAETESVSDMLKELGSDKEIAEEAKQAGSDSSILIDIANEVPIVRFVNLILFQAVQDRASDIHFEPFEDEFKIRYRVDGALYEMAPPPKHLALPVVSRIKVMANLNISERRVPQDGRISLTMGNKGIDLRVSTLPTQFGESVVLRVLDRSAVNLEIESLGFPKYLHEYVTEVIQRPNGIFIVTGPTGCGKTTTLYSCLRRVNTIDSKLLTAEDPVEYDIEGIMQVAINEGAGMTFSKALRSFLRQDPDVIMVGEMRDLETAQIAIQASLTGHLVMSTLHTNDAPGAVTRLVDMGVEPFLISSTLMGVLAQRLIRTTCKKCRTPFEPTESQLSLLNLSPHDIGDKVFYYGRGCSVCNDTGYKGRRGIFELLNLNDVIRNLINERAPTVVLRQKAVELGMITLREDGLRAIFDGDTTIEEVVKYT; from the coding sequence ATGGCTGATCCTATTTCCAATCCGCTGCTCGAACTGGTCCGCGAAAAGGGACTGGTTGACGACTTGCAGTACGAGGAAGTGTCGGAAGAGATGCAGCGCAGCGCGAAGTCGCCCATCCAGATTCTCCAAGACTTCGGCATTCTCGATCTTGATTCCATTTTGCAGATGGTGGCTGAATATCTCGGCACTGAAGTCGTGACCTTGCGCGACCGCGAATTCCCGCCGGAATTGCTCGCGGCGATCCCCGGCAACACCGCGCGGATGTACGGCTGCCTGCCAGTCGAGTTAAACGGCAATTCGCTTCAAGTCGCTTTTGTTGATCCGCTGAACCCCGAGCGCGCTTCCGAACTCGGCTTCGTCATCCGCAAGGAAATCGTGCCGGTGGTCGCCGAACCTTCGCAAGTGGAGAAAGCCATCGAAAGGCTTTACGGCGCCGAGACCGAGAGCGTATCCGACATGTTAAAGGAACTCGGCAGCGACAAGGAGATCGCTGAGGAAGCCAAGCAGGCGGGCAGTGACTCCTCCATCCTGATTGATATCGCGAATGAAGTGCCCATCGTGCGCTTCGTGAATCTGATTTTGTTCCAGGCCGTGCAGGACCGCGCGAGCGATATTCACTTCGAGCCGTTTGAAGATGAGTTCAAGATTCGTTATCGCGTGGACGGCGCGCTTTACGAAATGGCCCCGCCGCCCAAGCATCTCGCGCTGCCCGTCGTGTCCCGCATCAAGGTCATGGCGAACCTGAATATCTCCGAGCGCCGCGTGCCGCAGGACGGCCGCATCAGTTTGACCATGGGCAACAAGGGCATTGATCTGCGTGTTTCCACTCTCCCGACACAGTTTGGCGAATCGGTCGTGTTACGCGTGCTGGATCGTTCGGCGGTGAACCTGGAAATCGAATCGCTCGGCTTTCCGAAATACCTGCACGAATACGTTACTGAGGTCATCCAGCGGCCCAACGGTATTTTCATCGTGACCGGCCCGACCGGTTGCGGCAAGACCACCACGCTTTATTCCTGCCTGCGCCGGGTCAATACGATTGACTCCAAATTGCTCACCGCCGAAGACCCGGTTGAGTATGACATCGAGGGCATCATGCAGGTCGCCATCAATGAAGGCGCCGGCATGACGTTCAGCAAGGCGCTGCGGTCGTTCCTGCGCCAGGACCCGGACGTGATCATGGTCGGGGAAATGCGCGATTTGGAAACGGCACAAATCGCGATCCAGGCATCGCTGACGGGTCACTTGGTCATGAGCACGCTGCATACAAACGATGCCCCCGGGGCCGTCACCCGTCTGGTGGATATGGGCGTGGAACCGTTTTTGATTTCCTCCACGCTCATGGGTGTGCTCGCGCAACGCCTCATCCGTACCACTTGCAAAAAATGCCGCACGCCGTTCGAGCCAACCGAGAGCCAGCTTTCGCTGCTCAATCTTTCACCGCATGACATCGGCGACAAAGTGTTTTACTACGGGCGCGGCTGCTCGGTTTGCAATGACACTGGCTACAAGGGCCGCCGCGGAATTTTTGAATTGCTGAATTTGAATGACGTGATCCGCAATTTGATCAATGAACGCGCGCCCACCGTCGTGCTGCGGCAAAAGGCGGTCGAGTTGGGAATGATTACCTTGCGCGAGGATGGTCTGCGTGCTATTTTTGACGGAGATACAACCATCGAAGAAGTGGTGAAATACACTTAG
- a CDS encoding type II secretion system F family protein, producing the protein MPKYSYVAMDSRGKETKGTLEVANQNEAISRVKEMGFFPTKIVEADKEKVDKKAAGKGKPAAKPGVKGKKKGMDINIKIPFLSGRVKSKVLTTFTRQLATLVDAGLPLLRGLRVLEKQEKNVVLKGIIAQLAASIEGGSTFSEGLAQHPKVFNRLYINMVKAGELGGVLEVVLNRLSEFMEKAQKIKGKVIAAMFYPVAVLIVAVIIMAVLMVYVIPQFKSVFEGMLNGQQLPAFTRFVLAISDTIKDHFLYTIALLVVVVILFMVSIRTKLGRRIFDKVKLKMPVFGPVISKVAISRFTRTLGTLVSSGVPILQALTIVKETSGNVIVGAAVGAVHESVKEGETITAPLEASNVFPPMVISMVDVGEQTGALPEMLLKIADNYDEEVDNAVAAMTSLLEPIMIVFLAIVVGSIVIAMFLPLIALMNGVDAVGPKGDKD; encoded by the coding sequence ATGCCTAAATACAGTTACGTCGCCATGGATTCACGGGGCAAGGAGACCAAGGGAACCCTGGAAGTCGCCAATCAAAACGAGGCCATTTCACGCGTGAAGGAAATGGGTTTTTTCCCCACCAAAATCGTCGAAGCCGACAAGGAAAAAGTTGATAAGAAAGCCGCCGGTAAAGGCAAGCCCGCTGCGAAGCCCGGGGTCAAGGGCAAGAAAAAGGGGATGGACATCAACATCAAGATCCCCTTCCTTAGCGGCCGTGTTAAGTCCAAAGTCCTCACTACTTTCACCCGCCAGCTTGCGACGCTGGTGGACGCCGGTCTGCCGTTGTTGCGCGGCTTGCGCGTTTTGGAAAAGCAGGAAAAGAACGTCGTGCTGAAGGGGATCATCGCGCAACTCGCGGCTTCCATTGAAGGCGGCAGTACCTTCTCCGAAGGTTTGGCGCAGCATCCCAAGGTTTTCAATCGCCTTTACATCAACATGGTGAAGGCCGGTGAGTTGGGCGGCGTGCTGGAAGTCGTACTCAATCGTCTTTCCGAGTTCATGGAAAAGGCGCAGAAGATCAAAGGAAAAGTCATCGCCGCCATGTTTTATCCGGTGGCCGTGCTCATCGTCGCGGTCATCATCATGGCCGTGCTGATGGTGTATGTCATCCCGCAATTCAAGAGCGTGTTTGAGGGCATGTTGAACGGCCAGCAGTTGCCGGCCTTCACCCGTTTTGTCCTGGCAATTTCCGATACCATCAAAGACCACTTCCTTTATACCATCGCGCTCCTGGTGGTGGTGGTCATCTTATTTATGGTTTCCATCCGCACGAAGCTTGGCCGGCGCATCTTTGACAAGGTGAAACTGAAGATGCCCGTGTTCGGCCCGGTGATTAGCAAGGTCGCCATCTCGCGTTTCACGCGCACGCTCGGCACGCTCGTGAGTAGTGGTGTGCCGATTTTGCAGGCGCTGACCATCGTCAAGGAAACTTCCGGCAATGTCATCGTCGGCGCGGCGGTCGGCGCGGTGCATGAAAGCGTCAAGGAAGGCGAAACCATCACGGCGCCCTTGGAAGCTTCCAACGTATTTCCCCCGATGGTGATCAGTATGGTGGACGTCGGCGAGCAGACGGGCGCCTTGCCGGAAATGTTGCTGAAGATCGCGGATAATTACGACGAAGAAGTGGATAATGCCGTCGCGGCCATGACCTCACTCCTGGAACCGATCATGATCGTGTTCCTGGCCATAGTTGTCGGTAGTATCGTTATCGCGATGTTCCTGCCACTGATCGCCCTCATGAATGGTGTGGATGCCGTCGGTCCGAAGGGCGACAAGGATTAA
- a CDS encoding UPF0175 family protein: MEVTVELPDDIALTLGNVGEIPRKMLEAFAAEAYREQRLSRHQLSRLLGQDYWQTEEFLTRHEAKRPFTLADLQVDRDSLASLPEK; encoded by the coding sequence ATGGAAGTAACCGTCGAGTTGCCGGATGACATTGCCCTGACTCTTGGAAACGTCGGCGAAATACCGCGCAAGATGTTGGAAGCATTCGCCGCTGAGGCATATCGGGAGCAACGGCTTTCCCGGCATCAGTTAAGTCGGCTTTTGGGACAAGACTACTGGCAGACAGAAGAATTTCTTACCCGTCACGAAGCGAAACGTCCGTTTACGCTTGCAGATTTGCAAGTTGACCGCGATTCACTCGCATCACTTCCGGAGAAATGA
- a CDS encoding CopG family antitoxin, with translation MASQIQVAGGVVAKPSSINSFSNWEEVPIFDSEVAEADFWAENRPDMRLMESAVAGSGEASESVTITLRIDPRMLARIKRLARSRYLNYQSMMKQWLSERMENELRER, from the coding sequence ATGGCATCGCAAATCCAAGTCGCGGGCGGAGTGGTGGCCAAGCCATCCAGCATCAATTCCTTTTCCAACTGGGAAGAAGTGCCTATTTTCGACAGCGAGGTTGCCGAGGCGGATTTCTGGGCGGAAAATCGGCCGGACATGCGCCTGATGGAATCGGCGGTGGCGGGGAGCGGCGAGGCTTCCGAATCCGTCACCATCACTTTGCGGATTGACCCGCGCATGCTCGCGCGCATCAAACGCCTCGCCCGCTCGCGCTATCTCAATTACCAGAGCATGATGAAGCAATGGCTCAGTGAACGCATGGAAAACGAACTCCGCGAACGATAA
- a CDS encoding prepilin-type N-terminal cleavage/methylation domain-containing protein translates to MNPFSNRRPPDHHRSRAAFTLVELLVVIAIIGILAALIIGGAGIASIKARTYRVQAERDALITAIEQYKAHQGYYPPDNTNNPAINALYYELTGTLTTNNNALFKAVTGEQLASGTVQTVFGMQGFMNASADPTEPPKNFFGAIGKGARTASFYVSGNAGPTFTLFGISVPPGLPAGFPYVLASGGVPSLWHYVSSNPTNNPSEFDLWMDVAWAGKTNRISNWSKDPQVVTH, encoded by the coding sequence ATGAATCCTTTTTCAAATCGCCGCCCACCCGATCACCACCGTTCCCGTGCTGCGTTCACGCTGGTGGAATTGCTGGTGGTCATTGCGATCATCGGCATCCTGGCGGCGCTCATCATTGGCGGCGCAGGCATCGCTTCCATCAAGGCCCGCACCTATCGCGTGCAAGCCGAGCGCGATGCCCTCATCACCGCCATCGAGCAATACAAAGCCCATCAGGGATATTATCCGCCGGATAACACCAACAACCCCGCCATCAACGCGCTCTACTACGAATTGACCGGCACGCTCACCACCAACAACAACGCTCTCTTTAAAGCCGTTACTGGAGAGCAACTCGCTTCGGGAACCGTCCAGACTGTCTTCGGCATGCAAGGGTTTATGAACGCCTCCGCTGATCCCACCGAGCCGCCAAAAAACTTTTTCGGCGCCATCGGCAAGGGCGCGCGCACCGCTTCTTTTTATGTCAGTGGAAATGCGGGGCCGACCTTTACGCTATTTGGAATCAGTGTACCTCCGGGGTTGCCGGCAGGCTTTCCCTACGTGCTAGCCAGCGGCGGCGTGCCTTCCCTTTGGCATTACGTGTCCAGCAATCCCACCAACAACCCCAGCGAATTCGACCTCTGGATGGATGTCGCGTGGGCCGGCAAGACCAACCGCATCAGCAACTGGAGCAAAGACCCGCAAGTCGTCACCCATTAA
- a CDS encoding prepilin-type N-terminal cleavage/methylation domain-containing protein: MILPFKATQSLPVRWSDRAWTPRISNPRRLAGATQNISLSLANSASESSANLRRPNFHSALRPSHPAFKITPMIKLVPRSPRHNRAQSRAFTLIELLVVIAIIAILAGLILPAISAAKARAKVAQAKTEISGIVSAINQYEVTYSRLPTSTPASVAATQAGAASPITGDFTFGTLLNGSAVQGGKPGVTLPSISSQYISGYTAPNSDVMAILMDITNFPGTTTPTVNTNHIKNPQKTSFLNVKMNSDNTHAGLGSDLVYRDPWGNPYIITLDLNYDNQCLDALYCKADVSSTGTGTLGFNGTVNQTDGGSGDHYTVNATSMVWSMGPDGLAGNKDNMGIPIKANAGVNKDNVLSWQ, encoded by the coding sequence ATGATACTCCCATTTAAAGCCACCCAATCATTGCCCGTCCGCTGGTCCGACCGCGCGTGGACGCCTCGCATCTCCAACCCTCGCCGCCTCGCCGGCGCGACCCAAAATATTTCCCTCTCCCTCGCAAACAGCGCCTCGGAAAGTTCCGCCAACCTGCGCCGCCCAAATTTTCATTCCGCACTCCGCCCCTCGCACCCCGCCTTCAAAATCACCCCTATGATCAAGCTCGTTCCCCGTTCTCCGCGCCACAATCGCGCGCAATCGCGCGCATTCACCCTCATCGAACTGCTCGTCGTCATCGCCATCATCGCGATCCTGGCCGGGCTCATTCTCCCGGCGATCAGCGCCGCCAAGGCCCGGGCCAAAGTCGCCCAGGCCAAGACCGAAATCTCCGGCATCGTCTCCGCCATCAATCAATACGAGGTAACCTACAGCCGCTTGCCGACCTCGACCCCAGCCAGCGTAGCCGCCACTCAAGCTGGAGCGGCCTCCCCGATAACCGGCGATTTTACTTTCGGAACACTTTTGAATGGAAGTGCTGTTCAGGGTGGAAAACCGGGCGTCACCCTTCCCAGCATCTCCAGCCAATACATTTCCGGTTACACCGCGCCCAATTCCGACGTCATGGCCATTCTTATGGACATAACAAATTTTCCCGGCACGACCACGCCCACCGTCAACACCAACCACATCAAGAATCCCCAAAAGACTTCCTTCTTGAATGTTAAAATGAATAGCGACAACACCCATGCCGGTCTGGGCAGTGATTTGGTCTATCGCGATCCCTGGGGCAACCCCTACATCATCACCCTCGACTTGAATTACGACAATCAATGCCTCGATGCCCTCTATTGCAAGGCGGATGTTTCTTCCACCGGCACCGGTACGCTTGGCTTCAATGGAACCGTCAACCAGACCGACGGCGGCAGCGGCGACCATTACACCGTAAACGCCACTTCAATGGTCTGGTCCATGGGCCCCGATGGCTTGGCGGGCAATAAGGATAATATGGGTATCCCCATCAAAGCCAACGCCGGCGTCAACAAAGACAACGTCCTCAGTTGGCAATAA
- a CDS encoding prepilin-type N-terminal cleavage/methylation domain-containing protein, producing MHRRSPEPLNPLPPRTGAHACQAFTLIEMLVVIAIIGILATIGLPAIKGMTKSNATIAANRQLLDDFTYARQRAIADHTSVYVVFDPPTILNFTPTKLTSQASAMHTYTNLLGGQYTTYALLSLRSVGDQPGQTSPHYLTAWRSLPQGIFIAASKFSGTTNAVNFYTNAFRYAQFPFPTIDTNSTLTTFLLPYVGFDYQGQLISQVDEAIPLSRGSILYPRDADGNFISSAPDVLETPPGNSITTSNVIHIDWLTGRAHIERQEVQ from the coding sequence ATGCACCGCCGTTCGCCAGAGCCGTTGAATCCGCTTCCCCCGCGCACCGGCGCGCATGCGTGCCAAGCCTTCACCCTCATCGAAATGCTCGTGGTCATCGCGATCATCGGCATCCTTGCGACCATTGGTCTGCCCGCCATCAAAGGCATGACCAAGTCCAACGCCACCATCGCCGCCAACCGCCAGTTGCTCGACGACTTCACTTACGCCCGCCAGCGCGCCATCGCCGACCATACCAGCGTTTACGTCGTGTTCGATCCGCCGACCATTCTCAACTTCACGCCGACCAAGCTCACCTCGCAAGCCTCGGCCATGCACACCTACACCAATCTTTTGGGCGGCCAATACACCACCTACGCGCTCCTCTCCCTGCGTTCCGTCGGCGATCAACCGGGGCAAACCTCGCCCCATTACCTCACCGCGTGGCGCTCGCTTCCCCAAGGCATATTTATCGCCGCCAGCAAATTTTCCGGCACCACCAATGCCGTGAATTTTTACACCAACGCTTTTCGTTACGCGCAATTTCCCTTTCCCACCATAGATACCAATTCCACCCTCACCACCTTTCTGCTGCCCTACGTCGGATTCGATTATCAGGGCCAGTTGATCTCCCAGGTGGATGAAGCCATACCCCTTTCGCGCGGCAGTATTTTGTATCCGCGCGATGCCGACGGAAATTTTATCAGCAGCGCGCCCGACGTCCTCGAAACGCCGCCGGGAAATTCCATCACCACCTCCAACGTCATTCACATAGACTGGCTCACCGGCCGGGCTCACATCGAACGCCAGGAAGTCCAGTGA
- a CDS encoding type II secretion system protein, whose translation MKILLHTSRRARRAFTMVEIAICLAIIGFALVAIIGILPIGMSVQKDNREETVINFDAQYLLNAIRSGALGQDELTNYIISITNIYTDYNANMIFQGRGTNWYSQSGVGGSYYAVVPVSPATKPGVPVLTNGLNIIGLLSTPKWTQDSKGFFRSNYVQADFRAITGSPMDQGTSQTSKDFAFTYRIFPEIVPFGVADGSLTNWNTNNITLADKTARFTYATYVTNLQPNLNEIRLRFRWPILPNGQTGPGNQIFRSVVGGAIRSTNFYAPMYYFQPQTFVSGQSVYAGGKPFLP comes from the coding sequence GTGAAAATACTCCTCCATACATCCCGCCGCGCCCGCCGTGCCTTCACGATGGTCGAGATCGCCATTTGCCTTGCCATCATCGGCTTCGCCCTCGTCGCCATCATCGGCATATTGCCCATCGGCATGTCCGTGCAAAAAGACAACCGCGAAGAAACCGTCATCAATTTCGACGCCCAATATCTGCTCAACGCCATCCGCAGCGGCGCGCTCGGGCAGGATGAACTGACCAATTACATTATCAGCATCACCAACATTTATACTGATTACAATGCCAACATGATTTTCCAAGGCCGGGGAACAAACTGGTACTCGCAGAGCGGCGTTGGTGGTTCTTACTATGCGGTTGTTCCCGTGTCACCTGCTACAAAACCTGGAGTCCCGGTCCTGACCAATGGCCTGAACATCATCGGCTTGTTATCCACTCCCAAGTGGACGCAGGACTCCAAGGGATTTTTCCGCAGTAATTATGTCCAGGCGGATTTTCGCGCCATCACCGGTTCGCCGATGGACCAGGGCACGAGCCAGACCTCCAAAGACTTCGCGTTCACCTATCGCATATTCCCCGAAATCGTTCCCTTCGGTGTCGCGGATGGCTCACTCACGAATTGGAACACCAATAATATCACCCTCGCGGACAAGACCGCCCGATTCACGTACGCCACCTACGTCACCAATCTTCAACCTAACCTGAACGAAATCCGCCTGCGCTTCCGCTGGCCGATTCTGCCCAATGGCCAGACCGGGCCGGGCAATCAGATATTTCGCTCTGTGGTGGGCGGCGCGATTCGTTCCACGAATTTCTACGCGCCCATGTATTACTTCCAACCGCAAACCTTCGTCAGCGGACAGTCGGTTTACGCAGGAGGCAAACCTTTTCTCCCATGA
- a CDS encoding prepilin-type N-terminal cleavage/methylation domain-containing protein translates to MKHFWHHSASSFFRRAFSLIEIMVTVALLSVIILGLVAMFDQTRRAFTSSITQVDVLESGRDATALIAQQMEQMAASSISTGVNFFVETPSTAPPMTQALVDPSDVRTNILQDVFFLTRLNQTWTGVGYKVFNSGGTTGGSLGTLYRYAGVNIPATNGFLIGQQWTNFNLGAPGTNFTRIVDGVVDFTIRAYDTNGNLYPFITTFPSISTNYLFPLQSSWYYRFTSNSLPAYVEVELGVLEDRTLARYQAIAGPANINLTAANNYLADHPGQVHVFRQRIPIRNVSSAAYQ, encoded by the coding sequence ATGAAGCATTTCTGGCATCATTCCGCATCAAGCTTTTTTCGACGCGCCTTCTCGCTGATCGAAATCATGGTCACCGTGGCGCTCCTCTCGGTCATCATCCTTGGCCTCGTCGCCATGTTTGACCAGACCCGGCGCGCTTTTACTTCCAGCATCACGCAAGTGGATGTCCTGGAATCCGGACGCGATGCCACCGCTCTCATCGCGCAACAGATGGAACAAATGGCCGCCAGCAGTATTTCCACCGGCGTGAATTTTTTCGTCGAAACCCCTTCCACCGCGCCGCCCATGACCCAGGCGTTGGTGGATCCATCCGACGTCAGGACGAATATCCTGCAGGATGTGTTTTTCCTCACGCGCCTCAACCAAACCTGGACCGGTGTGGGCTATAAGGTATTTAACTCAGGCGGAACCACCGGCGGCAGTCTTGGGACGCTCTACCGTTATGCCGGTGTTAATATTCCCGCGACGAACGGTTTTTTGATTGGGCAGCAATGGACGAATTTCAACCTCGGCGCGCCCGGCACGAATTTTACTCGCATCGTGGATGGCGTCGTTGATTTTACCATCCGGGCTTATGACACGAACGGAAATTTATATCCGTTCATCACCACGTTTCCCTCAATCTCCACGAATTATTTGTTTCCCCTGCAAAGCTCATGGTACTACCGGTTCACCAGCAATTCCCTGCCGGCTTATGTCGAAGTAGAGCTTGGCGTCTTGGAAGACCGGACTCTCGCACGTTATCAAGCCATTGCCGGCCCCGCGAACATCAATTTAACTGCCGCCAATAATTATCTCGCCGACCACCCCGGCCAGGTTCACGTTTTCCGCCAACGCATCCCCATTCGTAACGTCAGTTCCGCTGCCTATCAATGA